Part of the Haloarchaeobius litoreus genome is shown below.
CTCCCGGACCGTGCGGTCGGGTTCGCGCGAGGGGTCAGCGAGGTCGCGCACCGCCCGCCGAAGCTCACCACGGTCTTTCCCGACGTCCAGGCCGGCCGCCAGACAGTACGCGAGCGCGACCGTCGCCGCGTCGGCGTCCGGTCCGTCGCCGCCGGCGAACTGGCGGAGTCTGCCGAGTGCATCGCCGACCAGGTCGGGGTCGTGCCGGGCAAGCACGCCGGTGGCGACGATGGCCCGGAACCGCGCGTCGGGGTCGTCGTCGCCGAGATGCTCGCGGATGCGTCCGGCGACCGGTGCGACGGCGTCGGGCTCGTCCCGGGCGAGCTCGGTCAGCGCGAACAGCGCCCGCGCCCGGTTCTCGGGCGACTCCTCGTCGAGGATCGCCGTCAGCCGCTCGATGGCCGGCGGCGGTCCACTCCCGCCGACGACCCGGTCGAGCAGTCCGCCGTCGTCGTCGTCGTCCGCGCTCGCCACGAGGGCGGCCGCAGTCGGTGGGTCCTCGGCCGCCACGCCGACCGCGGTCGCGGCACAGCGCCGGACGCCGGCGTGGTCGTCGTCGAGCAGCTCGACGAGTCGCGTCCGCGTCTCGGTGTCGACCGTCGCCAGCCCGGCCAGCGCGGTGACGGCGGCCGTCGCGGGACCCTCGTCGGCGAACGGGTCCGCCCGCAGCCGGTCGAGCACGTCGAACAGCGCGCCGCGGGCCGGTCCCACACGCTCGGGGTCCTCGCGGGCGACCCGGGCGAGTGCGGCCGCTGCCGCCGTCGGGTCGTCGTCGGTCTCCAGCCGGTCCACGCAGTCGGCCACGTCGACGGCGTCGAGGTCCGGCTCCCCGTCGTCCGCGGCCTCGACGGCCCGCCGGTACAGTGCTCTGCGGTGCGGGTTGCAGATCTCGTAGTACGTCGCGCCGACCTGGTCGACGGCCGCTGACGTGCAGCTGTCACAGCCCGCTGCGGTCCGCCGCGCGGTCGCCCGCAGTCCGTCGTCGTCGAGGTACGTGGTCGTGCCGTCGGCGGGTTCGAGGCTCGCTCCGGCCGCGCCGTAGGCCAGGAACAGCCGCGTCAGGTCCGCGAGCTCGTCGGCGTCGGCCGGATGTGGCACCGTCGTCGCCTCCGCGTCCGCCCACGAGAGCGTCGAGAGCAGGTCGCCGAGCGAGCGCACGTCCGAGGCGTCCGCCTCGCGGATGTCGACGCCGTACCGCCGGAAGAACGCCGCGAAGTCGGCGGCGTCGATGGCGTGGCGCGCACCGCGTCTGTCCGCGACGGCGGGCTCCTCGTCGAACGCGACGAAGACGCTGTCCGGGAGGGCGAAGACGAGTGGGTCGTCCATACGTCCGGGTCCGTGCGCGTCGCCATAAGTCCGGTCCACGAGGCCGTCACGCCGGTCCCTCAATTTATAATCCAGCACGACCCACACCCGGATAGATGACCGAACCTGTCGACACGGTGCTGTTCGACCTCGACGACACGCTCTGTCGGTACCGGCGGAGCGTCGGCGAGGTGCTCTCCATCGCGTTCGAGGAGGCGGGCGTCGAGCCGATGTTCGACGAACGCGACTACGTCGCAAACTACGACGACTACGCCGAGCAGGCCGCGGACATCGACGAGCTGCGCCGGCTCTGCTTCGCCGACCTCGCCAGCGACCGCGGCCTCGACCCCGCGGCCGGCCACGCGGTCGCCGACGCCTACACCGCGACGCGCGACCAGACGGCGGTCGAGCCGCTGCCGGGGGCGGTCGACGCGGTCGACGCACTCGCAGATGACCACCGACTCGCCATCGTCACGAACGGTGCGCCGGGAATGCAGCGGGCGAAGCTGAGC
Proteins encoded:
- a CDS encoding HAD family hydrolase translates to MTEPVDTVLFDLDDTLCRYRRSVGEVLSIAFEEAGVEPMFDERDYVANYDDYAEQAADIDELRRLCFADLASDRGLDPAAGHAVADAYTATRDQTAVEPLPGAVDAVDALADDHRLAIVTNGAPGMQRAKLSALPFADRFEHVVHAGYDTAAKPAPEPFHHVLDLLDADADRAVHVGNSLSSDVQGAHAAGLRSVWLGDGSTPEPTPTYAVDRLDELLVPPWR